The nucleotide window TTTTGAATATGTCATTAACGACAGCGGGCTAACCCCTGCAGAAACCATTTTTATCGATGATTTCCATTCAAATGTTGAATCAGCCAAACGATGCGGAATGCAGGGCATACATCTGACAGACGGTATCGAACTATCCGACATCATTCACAGACATTTTTAAAACCAAAATCCAAGGTTGAGGAACAACATCGGTTTGCTGTTCAGGTTAGAACCCATAAAAGTAAGCTCCAGGGGGCCAATGAAACTGTCGTAGCTAAGGGTAGCACCATACCCGACAATAAAGTTTTCCGGTTGATAAACATCTTTAAAAACCTTTTCAACCGATCCGGCATCCAACAAGAAGGTCAGGTAGAGTTTTTTAAAGAAATTATATTGCAATTTCATTCTTAAAACGGCGGCGTGATAACCAAACTGCTGAATAAACTGCACGCCGGTGAAAGGCAGCATGGTACTTACATACTGGCTGGGATTTAAACCGCCAAAGCTGAAATAATGCTGAAACGGCGGCCGGTTTTCAGCCGACATTGTGCTGCCTATAAAAAGACCCGGACGAAGCACAAATTTACGTGCGATCGGATAATTGAATTCATACTTCCAATAAAGGATAAATGAACTGGTAAATAAATCTTTGCTCCAGTTTTTTGAGAGCGGCATGACATATTCCAGGTGAAGTTCCGATTTGGAACCGGAAGTCGGGAAATAAGCGCGGTCACGGGAATCGGCGCTAAAAGTCACGAAAAGAGTGCCGTAACTGCTGAAGTTATTGTATGCTTCCAACACGGAATCTGTAATAGGCTCATCCTGTTTAAAACGGAAATACTCATACTCGAAGCCGCCCCTGAAATTTAACAGATTCTTCAGGCTGTAATTTATAAAAGCTGAAGCTTTATAATTTGTGAAAATTATTTTATTGATTTTCGCTTCCTTTTCATACATGCTAAATTTAAAGGAATAATATTCAATTTTAGCGCCAACGCCGGGTTCTGCCCCATTATCGATCATGTAAAATGCCCGCAGTCGTGGATTCTCGCCGAGGACCAGGTCGGTGAACAGTTTGGTCCGCTTACCCAAAACATTGCGGAATGATCCAGTGATCAGCAGGCTCGAACTGTAATCATTGTCGTAATGGACCCCTGCAGAAATATATCCTGGATCTGCTTCTTTAACACGGATGATCAGATCGCTCCTTATCCCGTTTGATTTGATTTCATAATTTACCTGTTCAAAAAACCGGGTGCCATACATTTGTCTGATACTTTTTTCTATCTCCGCGAGCGTGAAAATAGTATCTTCTTTAATATTAAAATAATTTTTAAAATAAGATCCGGCAAATTTGCGGTAGCCATTGATCTGCACGGAATTGATATGGATCCCATCGACCGGATGGGCATTGAATGTCTTTAAAGGCTTATACTCAATGGCATTCAGTGAATCGGCCAGGGCTTTTAACCTGTTGAAATAAGGCCTTGATACCCTTTCACCAAATGCAATAATGGA belongs to Bacteroidales bacterium and includes:
- a CDS encoding patatin-like phospholipase family protein — protein: MKILWIKRWKKIPGFLFISLVFSILTGQMFAQEGDTIAQGKRPTVGLVLSGGGAKGFAYIGLLKVIQEAGLPIDYIGGTSIGSVIGGLYAIGYHPDSIAKMVRSIDWDALITDKIDRKYIAYEEKEFGEKFIITLPISNNSLTFSSSLYQGQEINLLLNHYFSPAFKIHDFDKLQTPFLCMGTDLLTGNEIVLDSGYLPMAIRASMSIPGYFSPIDYGGHFLVDGGVVNNFPVKNIKEKGADIIISGDVQPPLRSNRDEFISLTGVLDQIITFNRGEANQIGYELTDVYVPLAMKYGIMDFTEYDSIIAFGERVSRPYFNRLKALADSLNAIEYKPLKTFNAHPVDGIHINSVQINGYRKFAGSYFKNYFNIKEDTIFTLAEIEKSIRQMYGTRFFEQVNYEIKSNGIRSDLIIRVKEADPGYISAGVHYDNDYSSSLLITGSFRNVLGKRTKLFTDLVLGENPRLRAFYMIDNGAEPGVGAKIEYYSFKFSMYEKEAKINKIIFTNYKASAFINYSLKNLLNFRGGFEYEYFRFKQDEPITDSVLEAYNNFSSYGTLFVTFSADSRDRAYFPTSGSKSELHLEYVMPLSKNWSKDLFTSSFILYWKYEFNYPIARKFVLRPGLFIGSTMSAENRPPFQHYFSFGGLNPSQYVSTMLPFTGVQFIQQFGYHAAVLRMKLQYNFFKKLYLTFLLDAGSVEKVFKDVYQPENFIVGYGATLSYDSFIGPLELTFMGSNLNSKPMLFLNLGFWF